Proteins co-encoded in one Paracoccus aestuarii genomic window:
- a CDS encoding malonate--CoA ligase gives MMQTIHEQFIQTAEVMQGKPLFERPGQPAISFAQMRETVEALAGALTAIGVTPGDRVAAQVEKSPEAVALYLATLQVGAIFLPLNTAYTGPEIDYFIGDAAPRLFVCDPGQADGHAHRAGRTLAVETLGADGRGSLMDRAAAATPREDRHPAGPDDRAAILYTSGTTGRSKGAVLTHRNLASNTEALLAEWRFTADDRLIHALPIFHTHGLFVAANMALVAGATMVWLTKFDAEQAIDLMDRATVLMGVPTFYTRLLKSPRLDRDATAHMRLFVSGSAPLLAEDHRAFTGATGHAILERYGMTETCMIASNPYQGDRIPGAVGMALPGIAIRITDRETGAPLPDGQIGLIEVKGPNVFEGYWNMPEKTAAEFREDGYFITGDLGVIGDDGYLRIVGRDKDLVISGGYNVYPKEVEEAIDALPDVLESAVIGLPHPDLGEAVTAVVVPKAPIDEAAIRTALEGGLARFKQPRRVILADALPRNVMGKVQKAELRRIHADLYATQSA, from the coding sequence ATGATGCAGACCATCCACGAACAATTCATCCAGACGGCCGAGGTGATGCAGGGCAAGCCCCTCTTCGAACGCCCGGGCCAGCCTGCCATCAGCTTTGCCCAGATGCGCGAGACGGTCGAGGCGCTGGCCGGCGCGCTGACCGCCATCGGCGTGACCCCCGGCGACCGCGTGGCCGCCCAGGTTGAAAAATCGCCCGAGGCCGTCGCGCTCTATTTGGCGACATTGCAGGTGGGGGCGATCTTTCTGCCGCTGAACACCGCGTATACCGGCCCCGAGATCGACTATTTCATCGGCGATGCCGCGCCGCGCCTCTTCGTCTGCGATCCGGGTCAGGCGGACGGTCATGCCCATCGCGCGGGCCGGACGCTGGCTGTCGAGACCTTGGGCGCGGATGGTCGGGGCAGCCTGATGGACCGCGCCGCGGCGGCCACCCCGCGCGAGGACCGGCACCCGGCCGGGCCGGACGACCGGGCGGCGATCCTCTATACCTCGGGGACGACGGGGCGGTCCAAGGGGGCGGTGCTGACCCATCGCAACCTGGCGTCCAACACCGAGGCGCTGCTGGCGGAATGGCGCTTCACCGCCGATGACCGGCTGATCCATGCGCTGCCGATCTTTCACACGCATGGCCTCTTCGTCGCGGCCAACATGGCGCTGGTCGCGGGCGCGACGATGGTCTGGCTGACCAAATTCGATGCCGAACAGGCGATCGACCTGATGGACCGCGCGACCGTGCTGATGGGCGTGCCGACCTTCTATACCCGCCTGCTGAAATCGCCGCGGCTGGACCGGGATGCGACGGCGCATATGCGGCTGTTCGTCTCCGGCTCGGCGCCGCTCCTGGCCGAGGATCACCGCGCCTTCACAGGGGCCACGGGCCACGCGATCCTGGAACGCTATGGCATGACGGAAACCTGCATGATCGCGTCGAACCCCTATCAGGGCGACCGCATCCCCGGCGCGGTGGGCATGGCCCTGCCCGGCATCGCCATCCGCATCACCGACCGCGAGACCGGCGCCCCCCTGCCCGATGGCCAGATCGGCCTGATCGAGGTCAAGGGCCCCAATGTCTTCGAGGGCTACTGGAATATGCCGGAAAAGACCGCGGCGGAATTCCGCGAGGACGGCTATTTCATCACCGGCGATCTGGGGGTAATCGGCGATGACGGCTATCTGCGCATCGTCGGGCGGGACAAGGATCTGGTCATCTCGGGCGGCTACAACGTCTATCCCAAGGAGGTCGAGGAGGCGATCGACGCCCTGCCGGACGTGCTGGAAAGCGCCGTGATCGGCCTGCCGCATCCCGATCTGGGCGAGGCGGTGACCGCCGTGGTCGTCCCCAAGGCCCCGATCGACGAGGCCGCCATCCGCACCGCGCTGGAGGGCGGGCTGGCCCGCTTCAAGCAGCCCCGGCGCGTGATCCTGGCCGATGCCCTGCCGCGCAACGTGATGGGCAAGGTGCAGAAGGCCGAACTGCGCCGGATCCATGCGGATCTCTACGCGACGCAGTCTGCGTAA
- the madL gene encoding malonate transporter subunit MadL: MIIYGVAALAACHLAGVILGDLLGVLLGVQSNVGGVGFAMLLLILLTDWLRRTGRLPQASEQGVLFWSAMYIPIVVAMAAQQNVVAALAGGPLAIMVGIGATVACWALVPVVARIGGQDEPLPPLTAQEA, translated from the coding sequence ATGATCATCTACGGAGTGGCGGCCTTGGCCGCCTGTCATCTTGCGGGCGTCATCCTGGGCGACCTGCTGGGGGTCCTGTTGGGCGTCCAGTCGAATGTGGGGGGCGTGGGCTTCGCCATGCTGCTCCTGATCCTGCTGACCGACTGGCTGCGCCGGACGGGCCGCCTGCCGCAGGCTTCCGAACAGGGGGTGCTGTTCTGGTCGGCCATGTACATCCCCATCGTGGTCGCGATGGCCGCCCAGCAGAACGTGGTCGCCGCGCTGGCGGGCGGCCCCTTGGCGATCATGGTGGGCATCGGCGCCACCGTCGCCTGCTGGGCGCTGGTCCCGGTCGTGGCCCGCATCGGCGGCCAGGACGAACCGCTGCCGCCCCTGACCGCACAGGAGGCCTGA
- a CDS encoding CsbD family protein: protein MGEMTDKLKAAGNKTAGSVKDGIGSMTGNTKLQAEGKAQKAKGEVQSATGTVKGKLGDDI from the coding sequence ATGGGCGAGATGACCGACAAGCTGAAGGCAGCAGGCAACAAGACGGCCGGCAGCGTAAAGGACGGTATCGGCAGCATGACCGGCAACACCAAGCTGCAGGCCGAGGGCAAGGCCCAGAAGGCCAAGGGCGAGGTCCAGTCGGCCACCGGCACCGTCAAGGGCAAGCTGGGCGACGATATCTGA
- a CDS encoding GntR family transcriptional regulator, whose protein sequence is MTRPTTHRIRVDLENAIVDGRYQPGDRIDPEAIAAGYGCSRTPVREALQALEASGLVVVQPKRGSFVARLDVRQLMERFELMAELEAFCAALACRRATAEDLDRIAASNAACARAADRDDAEGYYTENTVFHQAIYAASGNGFLRAQATRLQAVLQPYRRRQLQARGRIRRSLDEHRRIEQAIRQGDADLARRLMTDHVLVQGERFRDLAAMVAP, encoded by the coding sequence ATGACCCGCCCCACCACCCACCGCATCCGCGTCGATCTGGAAAACGCCATCGTCGACGGCCGCTATCAGCCCGGCGACCGCATCGACCCCGAGGCGATCGCCGCAGGATACGGCTGTTCGCGCACCCCCGTGCGCGAGGCCCTGCAGGCGCTGGAGGCATCGGGCCTGGTCGTCGTGCAGCCCAAGCGCGGCAGCTTCGTCGCGCGTCTGGACGTGCGCCAGCTGATGGAGCGGTTCGAGCTGATGGCCGAGCTGGAGGCCTTCTGCGCGGCGCTGGCCTGCCGCCGCGCCACGGCCGAGGATCTGGACCGCATCGCCGCATCCAACGCCGCCTGCGCGCGCGCCGCCGATCGCGACGACGCCGAGGGTTACTACACCGAGAACACCGTCTTTCATCAGGCGATCTATGCGGCATCGGGCAATGGTTTCCTGCGCGCCCAGGCCACGCGCCTGCAGGCGGTGCTGCAGCCCTATCGCCGCCGCCAGCTGCAGGCGCGGGGGCGCATCCGCCGGTCGCTGGACGAACATCGCCGCATCGAACAGGCGATCCGCCAGGGCGACGCGGATCTGGCGCGTCGGCTGATGACCGACCATGTTCTGGTCCAAGGGGAACGCTTCCGCGATCTGGCCGCGATGGTGGCGCCCTGA
- a CDS encoding malonyl-CoA decarboxylase: MVKQRLTFLADFVEALTRRKRGDEDATRTALARPPLERATVACAVLMGRIGDAARVAVADQALSAYGDLEDGDRLEFFRTLRDAYGVDADRIRQAYAAWDAAPDAAGVARLFGAVEPRRQTLLRRLNLAPGATLRLVRMREHLLEAIRQDPALAPIDEDFAHLFASWFNRGFLTMRRIDWNSPAAVLEKLMAYESVHRMAGWDDLKRRLADGDRRLYAFFHPATGDEPLIFVEVALTRGIPDAIAPILTAPHDRDPAPADTAVFYSINNSLAGLKGVSFGNFLIKQVVAVLSAELPQLRCFVTLSPVPGFARWLGAQDDPRMTALAGALSRGDWQADPGLVESLRPEVEAVAARYILNAKARGDQPADPVARFHLGNGASAHRLNWPADLAPSGLRGAHGLMINYLYELDAIEARHEAFIRDGTVAHGPQLAEARAR, from the coding sequence ATGGTGAAACAGCGACTGACCTTTCTGGCCGATTTCGTCGAGGCCCTGACCCGCCGCAAGCGGGGGGACGAGGATGCGACCCGCACGGCCCTGGCCCGCCCGCCGCTGGAGCGCGCGACCGTGGCCTGCGCGGTGCTGATGGGGCGGATCGGGGATGCGGCGCGGGTCGCGGTGGCCGATCAGGCGCTGTCGGCCTATGGCGATCTGGAGGATGGCGACCGGCTGGAATTCTTCCGCACCCTGCGCGACGCCTATGGCGTGGATGCTGACCGCATCCGCCAAGCTTATGCCGCCTGGGACGCGGCGCCCGATGCGGCGGGGGTGGCGCGCCTGTTCGGCGCGGTCGAGCCGCGCCGCCAGACCCTGCTGCGGCGCCTGAACCTGGCCCCCGGCGCGACCCTCCGCCTGGTCCGCATGCGCGAGCATCTGCTGGAGGCGATCCGCCAGGACCCCGCCTTGGCCCCCATCGACGAGGATTTCGCGCATCTCTTCGCCTCCTGGTTCAACCGGGGGTTTCTGACCATGCGCCGGATCGACTGGAACAGCCCGGCGGCGGTGCTGGAAAAGCTGATGGCCTATGAATCGGTGCATCGCATGGCGGGCTGGGACGATCTGAAGCGTCGTCTGGCGGACGGGGATCGCAGGCTCTATGCCTTCTTTCACCCCGCCACGGGGGACGAGCCGCTGATCTTCGTCGAGGTCGCGCTGACCCGCGGCATCCCCGATGCGATCGCGCCCATCCTGACCGCGCCGCATGACCGCGACCCGGCGCCCGCGGATACGGCGGTCTTCTATTCCATCAACAACAGCCTGGCGGGCCTTAAGGGCGTCAGCTTCGGGAATTTCCTGATCAAGCAGGTCGTGGCCGTGCTGTCGGCCGAACTGCCCCAGCTGCGCTGCTTCGTGACCCTGTCGCCGGTGCCGGGATTCGCCCGCTGGCTGGGCGCGCAGGACGATCCGCGCATGACGGCCCTGGCCGGGGCGCTGTCCCGCGGCGACTGGCAGGCCGATCCCGGCCTGGTCGAGAGCCTGCGCCCCGAGGTCGAGGCCGTGGCCGCACGCTATATCTTGAATGCCAAGGCGCGGGGCGATCAGCCCGCCGATCCGGTGGCGCGGTTCCATCTGGGCAACGGGGCCAGCGCGCATCGGCTGAACTGGCCCGCGGACCTGGCGCCCTCGGGGCTGCGCGGCGCGCATGGGCTGATGATCAACTATCTCTACGAGCTGGACGCCATCGAGGCCCGGCACGAGGCATTCATCCGCGACGGCACGGTGGCCCATGGGCCGCAGCTGGCCGAGGCGCGGGCACGGTAA